The Gadus chalcogrammus isolate NIFS_2021 chromosome 14, NIFS_Gcha_1.0, whole genome shotgun sequence sequence tgtgtgtgtgtacaacttCCGATCCACATGTTTTCTCTCCTTGGTGTGAAAGTGAGCGTCAGTTCTCATCATGGTACTAATGAAAGGCCTGTCTGGCATGGTCACGCTTGAATTCTGATGaattctccccctccccccccccccccccccccaggtgtccCTGGTCTTCCTTATCAGCGGTCTTGTGGTGCTGGGCTACGCGGCGTCCGTCAGCAGGAAGGACAGCTACCAGGACGTGGTGCGGGAGGTGTGCGGCGCTGCCACCGGCAAGCTCTGTGAGGTCTGCttctgcttcaacctcttcatGATCTCCGTGGCCTTCCTGGTGGTGGTCCAGGACCAGCTGGAGAAACGTGGGTCTGCCCCTCAGCACACGCATAACACAGactgtgggtgggggtgtgtccccgtgtgggtgtttgtgtctcggtgtgtgtgtgtgtgtgtgtgtgtgtgtgtgtgtgtgtgtgtgtgtgtgtgtgtgtgtgtgtgtgtgtgtgtgtgtgtgtgtgtgtgtgtgtgttatccatATGATGTGTCTTTGAAACATTCTGCACACCGTCAGTCTCTATCACACAAAGGTATTGCTCTGTGCAGGACGGTGAGTCGCTCCTCTACtgtgtcctcagtgtgtgtgtctctgtacggGACGGTGACGGGCTCCTCGGAGGCCCTCGTGCCGTACCACTGGTACACCGACCAGCGCTtcgccctcttcatcgtgtgcctcctcttcatcctccctcTGTCCATCCCCAAGGAGATCGGGATCCAAAAGTACACCAGGTACCGTCAGCACCTTGTcctagtactagtactagtcgttatctattactcattCTAGTTCTTATCTAGTACTAGTCCTTATCTAGTAGTAGTcgttatctattactcattCTAGTTCTTATCTAGTACTAGTCCTTATCTAGTAGTAGTcgttatctattactcattCTAGTTCTTATCTAGTACTAGTCCTCatctagtactagtactagtccTTATCTATTACTCATTCTAGATCTTATCTAGTATTAGTCCTCatctagtactagtactagtccTTATCTATTACTCATTCTAGTTCTTATCTAGTACTAGTCCTTatctagtactagtactagtccTTATCTATTACTCATTTTAGTTCTTATCTAGTACTAGTCCTCatctagtactagtactagtccTTATCTATCAGTCATTCTAGTTCTTATCTAGTACTAGTCCTTATCTAGTACTAGTAATAGTTCTTATCTAATACTAGTCCTCATCTAGTACTAGAACTAGTCCTTATCTATTTCTCATTCTAGTTCTTATCTAGTACTAGTCCTCATCTAGTACTAGAACCAGTCCTTATCTATTACTCATTCTAGTTCTTATCTAGTACTAGTCCTCatctagtactagtactagtccTTATCTATTACTCATTCTAGTTCTTATCTAGTACTAGTCCTCATCTAGTACTAGTAATAGTTCTTATCTAGTACTAGTCCTTatctagtactagtactagtccTTATCCCACTGCCCAGAGTCAGCCCCTCCTGCTGCCcctggctgacctctgacctctgaccttgtgtgtgtcggtgtacaGCGTGCTGGGCACcctggctgacctctgaccttgtgtgtgtgtgcagcgtgcTGGGCACCCTGGCTgatctctgacctctgaccttgtgtgtatgtgtgtgtgtgtgcagcgtgcTGGGCACcctggctgacctctgacctctgaccttgtgggtgtgagtgtgtgcgtgtgtgcagcgTGCTGGGCACcctggctgacctctgacctctgaccttgtgggtgtatgtgtgtgtgtgcagcgtgcTGGGCACcctggctgacctctgacctctgaccttgtgtgtgtgtgtgtgtgtgtgtgcagcgtgcTGGGCACCCTGGCCGCGACCTACCTGTGTGTGGCGGTGATCATCAAGTACTACCTGATGGAGAACCACACGGCGGAGCTCAGCCCCGAGCACAGCCAGGGGTagggcgtgggtgtgtgtgtgtgtgtttgtgtgtgtgtgtgtgtgtgtgtgtgtgtgtgtgtttgtgtgtgtgggtgtgggtgtgtgtgtttgtgtgtgtgggtgtgtgtgtttgtgtgtgcgtgttccttgtgtgtgtgtgtgtgtgtgtgtgtgtgtttgtgtgtgtgtgtgtgtgtgtgtgtgtgtgtgtgtgtgtgtgtgtgtgtgtgtgtcgactcatgtgtgtgtgtgtgtgtgtgtgtgtgtgtgtgtgtgtgtgtgtgtgtgtgtgtgtgtgagagtgtgtgtgtgtgtgtgtgtgtgtgtgtgtgtgtgtgtgtgtgtgtgtgtgtgtgtgtgtgtgtgtgtgtggtgtgtgtgtgtgtgtgtgtgtgtgtgtgtgtgtgtgtgtgtgtgtgtgcgtgtgtgttgactcctgtgtgtgtgtgtgtgtttgtgagtgtgtgtgtgtgtgtgtgtgtgtgtgtgtcgactcctgtgtgtgtgtgtgtgtgtgtgtgtgtgtgtgtgtgtgtgtgtgtgactcctttgtctgtgtgtgtgtgtttgtgtgtgtatgtgtgtgtgtgtgtgtgtgtgtgtgtgtgctatgcgtctgtgtgtgtgtgttgactcctgtgtgtgtgtgtgtgtgtgtgtgtgtgtgtgtgtgtgtgtgtgtgtgtgtgtgtgtgtgtgtgactcctgtgtctgttagtgtgtgtgtgtgtgtgtgtgtgtgtgtgtgtgtgactgtgtgtgtgtgtgtgtgtgtgtgtgtgtgtgtgtgtgtgtgtgtgctatgcgtctgtgtgtgtgttgactcctgtgtgtgtgtgtgtgtgtgtgtgtgtgtgtgtgtgtgtgtgtgtgtgactcctgtgtctgttagtgtgtgtgtgtgtgtgtgtgtgtgtgtgtgtgtgtgtgtgtgtgtgtgtgtgactgtgtatgtgtgtgtgtgtgtgtgtgtgtgtgtgtgtgtgtgtgtgtctgtgtatgtgtgtgtctgtatgtgtgtgtgtctgtgtatgtgtgcgtgtgtgtgtgactcctgtgtctgttagtgtgtgtgtgtgtgtgtgtgtgtgtgtgtgtgtgtgtgtgtgtgtgtgtgtatgtgtgtgtctgtgtgtgtgtgtgtgtgtgtgtgtgtgtgtgtgtgtgtgtgtgtgtgtgtctgtgtctgtgtctgtgtgtgtgtgtgtgtgtgtgtgtgtgtgtgtttgtgtgtctgttgactCCTGTGTGTTTTGCAGAGTGGGCTCCTGGGGGTCCATGTTCAGCGTGGTTCCCACCATCTGCTTCGGCTTCCAGGTGAGGAGATGTTTTAATCATCCATGCTataaggcctgtgtgtgtgtgtgtgtgtgtgtgtgtgtgtgtgtgtgtgtgtgtgtgtgtgtgtgtgtgtgtgtgtgtgtgtgtgtgtgtgtgtgtgtgtgtgtgtgtgttaatgtgtgtgtgtgtgtgtgtgtgtgtgtgtgtgtgtgtgtgtgtgtgtgtgtgtgtgtgtgtgtgtgtgtgtgtgtgtgttgtgtatgggggtgtgtgtttgtgtgtgggctgcAGGATTAATTGCATGTCAATCTAAATGTTTGAGATCTCGGCAGCTGCAATTAACTAATCATGAAAGGTTTGCAATTAATTGAtaaaaaacaattataaaaGCATGCATTAATCATATCTTTGTACATCTGTGCATTCATCAGATTACCAGTTTGTTATGTACAGCAGGCGCCACAGAATATTAATGTAATCCGTTAATCATAATTATAATTTTGATCACAATATCAGGCATATTTATTGCAATTATAATTTCCTTAATGTGTCTTACCGTGGTTCCAGTGTCACGAGGCGTGTGTGGCAATCTACAGCAGCATGGAGAACAAGAAGCTCTCCCACTGGGTGCTCATCTCTGTCGTCTCCATGTTCTTCTGTCTGCTCATCTACACACTGACCGGTGAGCCCCTCCTGGTCCCCGACGTCAGGGGTCCCCCGTCTCCATCCTTGGGCCTGGAGCCTGCTGGACTGCCCTCTTTCCCAATTCCTCTGGTTCTCAGACCTGTTCTAGATGTTGGTTCTGTGTCTCTGGTTCTCAGGAGTGTTCGGCTTTATGACGTTCGGCCGTGCTGTGGCCTCAGACATCCTGATGTCATATCCTGGAGATGACGTGGTCATGATCATCGGCAGACTGCTCTTTGGGATCTCCATCATCACCATCTACCCCATCATCCTACTGCTGGGACGGTAGGAACCAGCAGAGAGAGAAGTGGCATTAGTGAGGGCCAGGAATATTATGAGTTATTAATAACACTACCAACTCTAGCAGTTTctaatgtttttgtgtttaataCATCAATCAATAAATCTATTCCAGCCCAAATGATCGATGAAAGTGGAGTTAATTaaggctgtgtgttgtgtgatttgTATAAACTTGTTTTAAACTTCCTTTAAAAGACTGATACTGACCAATCGctctcctttgtgtgtgtgtgtgtgtgtgtgtgtgtgtgtgtgtgtgtgtgtgtgtgtgtgtgtgtgtgtgtgtgtgtgtgtgtgtgtgtgtgtgtgtgtgtgtgtgtgtgtgtgtgtgtgtgtgtgtgtgtgtgtgtgtgtgtgtgtgtgtgtgcgcgcgtgcgatCACCAACCCCAGGTCGGTAATCCTGGACCTGGTGGTGCGTCTGCGGCgggaccagcagggggcggtcaCGCACTCCTTCGAGAGCCGGTGGCGGGCGGGGCTGACGGGCGTGTGGATCGCCGTCACCATGCTCATCGCCATGTTCGTCCCCGACATGAGCGACGTCATCAGCGTCATTGGAGGCATCAGCGCCTTCTTCATTTTCATcttcccaggtgtgtgtgtgtgtgtgtgtgtgtgtgtgtgtgtgtgtgtgtgtgtgtgtgtgtgtgtgtgtgtgtgtgtgtgtgtgtgtgtgtgtgtgttcgtgttggTGCATATTAGTTCACCTAAAGAATAGGAATACAAatgtaattataaaaaaatgtatacatttgtcttttaacattattatttttctattctTGTCTGCTGTTTGACCAATCGTCAGCCAAACCTCTAATTTAGGGCAGAGAACAACATACTTATGATGATACAGTTATGTGTCAAGGATAAAGATACTGAATCTGTGTGTTCTTAGGTCTGTGTTTGGTCTTCATCATGCAGTCTGAACCCGTGTCCCCAAAAGTCAGGTGAGATCGTCACTCTTAGATTCGGAAGGGATAGATGAAGGGTGTCGTGTTGACTGTCCCCTGTCTCACTCTATGTCCCCTGTGTCACTTTATCAAATGCTTTTCCTCGCAGGGTGCTGTTGACAGCTTGGGGGGTCGTCACCATCGTGGTCGGGGCTTTTATCTTCGGACAAAGTACAACCAAAGCCGTCATGGAACTGTTCTATGAGTTTTGATTTTCATCGGCCATCTTGAATCCTTCTTCTATTAGTCCACCATCAACATCAGCTGAGACTCCACCATCAGTACaatcaccaccatcaacaccatcaatACCATCAATACCATCAACATCAGCTGAGACTCCACCATCAGTACaatcaccaccatcaacacaccATCAATACCATCAACATCAGCTGAGACTCCACCATCAGTACaatcaccaccatcaacacaccATCAATACCATCAACATCAGCTGAGACTCCACCATCAGTACaatcaccaccatcaacacaccATCAATACCATCAACATCAGCTGAGACTCCACCATCAGTACaatcaccaccatcaacaccatcagcagcatcaacaCTAACAATACCAGCTGAGtctccaccatcaacaccatcatcatcaccagctGAAtctccaccatcaacaccatctACACTATCAACACCAGCTGAGACTCCACCATCAAAACCTTCAATACCAGCTTAGTCTCCACCATCAACCTGATTTACACGTCAAGGGATTGCAATGGGACACAATGGGAgtctttttaaatgtttctcCAATATATGTGGCTACATGTGACATGGATTGTAAATTTAATAATATCTACACTACTATATTTcctatatacataaatatatattcatatgtatgattcattttttttggtcatgttttgttttatcatgtttctttctttaatgtaataattattaaAACAATACAGAAGCTGACCGAGTTCA is a genomic window containing:
- the LOC130403796 gene encoding putative sodium-coupled neutral amino acid transporter 8; the encoded protein is MEELARESICLLARSASHADPPRLGSFGAIFIMLKSALGAGLLNFPWAFQKAGGVNIAISVEMVSLVFLISGLVVLGYAASVSRKDSYQDVVREVCGAATGKLCEVCFCFNLFMISVAFLVVVQDQLEKLCVSLYGTVTGSSEALVPYHWYTDQRFALFIVCLLFILPLSIPKEIGIQKYTSVLGTLAATYLCVAVIIKYYLMENHTAELSPEHSQGVGSWGSMFSVVPTICFGFQCHEACVAIYSSMENKKLSHWVLISVVSMFFCLLIYTLTGVFGFMTFGRAVASDILMSYPGDDVVMIIGRLLFGISIITIYPIILLLGRSVILDLVVRLRRDQQGAVTHSFESRWRAGLTGVWIAVTMLIAMFVPDMSDVISVIGGISAFFIFIFPGLCLVFIMQSEPVSPKVRVLLTAWGVVTIVVGAFIFGQSTTKAVMELFYEF